A window of the Sphaerobacter thermophilus DSM 20745 genome harbors these coding sequences:
- a CDS encoding DNA-3-methyladenine glycosylase family protein, whose product MGARVEPVSFTIEPLPPFRLDLTVWVLRRRPDNVVDRWDGRTYRRVLPVNGQPIEVAVTQTGPVDSPCLHVVASGPGADETVVPELRRTLMRTLGTGVDLSGFSRLAAGDPALAELADRLRGAKPTRYPTVYEALVNAIACQQITLTFGLRILSRLAQECGMTIERDGETHVAFPRPEDVLTVSPDRLRELGFSRQKARAVLELSERLVDGSLDLEPLEDLPDDAAMERLLALRGVGRWTAEYVLLRGLGRVHIFPGDDVGGRNNLRRWLGIEEALDYDGVQRVLGAWRDYGGLLYFYLLLSRIAEAGHVALDGPREAS is encoded by the coding sequence ATGGGTGCGCGCGTCGAACCAGTCAGCTTCACCATCGAGCCGCTGCCGCCGTTCCGGCTCGACCTGACGGTCTGGGTCCTCCGCCGCCGGCCGGACAACGTGGTGGATCGCTGGGACGGCCGGACGTACCGGCGGGTGCTCCCCGTGAACGGCCAGCCGATCGAGGTCGCCGTCACCCAGACCGGGCCGGTGGATTCGCCGTGCCTGCACGTTGTCGCGTCCGGCCCGGGCGCCGACGAAACGGTGGTTCCGGAGCTCCGGCGGACGCTCATGCGCACACTGGGCACGGGCGTGGATCTGAGCGGCTTCTCCCGACTGGCCGCGGGCGACCCGGCGCTCGCCGAACTCGCCGACCGCCTCCGCGGCGCGAAACCCACCCGCTACCCGACGGTCTATGAGGCACTGGTCAATGCCATCGCCTGCCAGCAGATCACGCTGACCTTCGGCCTGCGGATCCTGTCGCGCCTAGCCCAAGAATGCGGCATGACCATCGAACGCGACGGCGAGACTCACGTCGCCTTCCCCCGCCCGGAGGACGTACTCACCGTAAGCCCGGACCGCCTGCGCGAGTTGGGTTTCAGCCGGCAGAAGGCGCGGGCGGTGCTGGAGCTATCGGAGCGCCTGGTCGACGGGTCGCTGGACCTGGAGCCTCTGGAGGACCTGCCGGACGACGCGGCGATGGAGCGCCTGCTCGCACTGCGCGGTGTCGGGCGCTGGACGGCGGAGTATGTCCTGCTACGCGGACTCGGACGGGTGCACATCTTCCCCGGCGATGACGTCGGCGGGCGGAACAACCTCCGCCGCTGGCTCGGCATTGAGGAAGCGCTCGACTACGACGGCGTGCAGCGCGTGCTCGGGGCCTGGCGCGACTACGGCGGGCTCCTGTACTTCTACCTGCTCCTGTCCCGGATCGCCGAAGCAGGCCATGTGGCGCTGGATGGTCCACGGGAGGCGTCATAA